The Bacteroidota bacterium genome window below encodes:
- a CDS encoding M48 family metallopeptidase, with amino-acid sequence MDTLIKEQRAKKYAKTKQILSLTQSIGSFAIIVLVLLTGFSKTLENISYSYFSNEYLALLLFAVILFGGISVIFFPLDFYSGYIMEHKYELSNQTISGYFMESLKGLLLGVVLGGPLLCAFYYILKNFGDNWWLVLGIFLFVFSVIMGRLAPTLIMPLFYKFTPLENEAVKDRILNLAKKAGVTINGIFAFNMSKNTKKANAAFTGMGKSKRIILGDTLLENFNENEIETVFAHEMGHYTRKHILKLTFVSTILTFLGLFITAKLYSLTMGMFGFTSVYQLAALPLLFLWLSLYSLITSPITNILSRKFEWEADTYALEITKDKDAFISAMEKLADQNLAEKQPNKIIEFLFHSHPSLEKRIEFARGYNFSS; translated from the coding sequence ATGGATACACTAATCAAAGAGCAGCGGGCAAAAAAATATGCAAAGACCAAACAGATATTATCGCTTACACAAAGCATAGGTTCTTTTGCAATAATAGTTCTGGTTTTATTAACGGGATTTTCAAAAACTCTTGAAAATATTTCTTACAGTTATTTTTCAAATGAGTATCTTGCCTTGCTGCTTTTTGCTGTAATATTGTTCGGAGGTATTTCTGTTATATTCTTCCCGCTGGATTTTTACTCCGGTTACATAATGGAGCATAAGTATGAGTTATCCAACCAGACCATCAGTGGATACTTTATGGAGTCGCTCAAAGGTTTGCTTCTCGGAGTTGTCCTCGGCGGTCCTCTGCTTTGCGCATTCTACTACATCTTAAAAAATTTCGGAGATAACTGGTGGCTGGTGCTTGGGATTTTCCTTTTTGTTTTCTCAGTTATCATGGGAAGATTAGCGCCTACTCTGATAATGCCGTTATTTTACAAGTTCACTCCTCTTGAAAATGAAGCCGTGAAGGATAGAATTCTTAACCTTGCGAAAAAAGCCGGTGTTACTATCAACGGAATTTTTGCTTTCAACATGAGCAAGAATACAAAAAAAGCTAACGCCGCTTTTACGGGAATGGGAAAATCAAAAAGAATTATTCTTGGTGATACACTTCTTGAAAACTTCAATGAAAATGAAATAGAAACTGTATTCGCTCACGAAATGGGTCACTACACACGAAAGCATATTTTGAAGCTTACATTTGTTTCTACTATTCTGACATTTTTAGGTTTATTTATTACTGCCAAATTGTATTCGCTTACTATGGGAATGTTCGGATTTACATCAGTGTATCAGCTGGCGGCTCTGCCGTTATTGTTTCTATGGCTAAGCCTATACAGTCTTATTACTTCACCAATCACAAATATTTTATCCCGCAAATTTGAGTGGGAAGCCGATACATACGCGCTTGAAATCACCAAAGATAAAGACGCATTTATTTCTGCTATGGAAAAACTTGCTGACCAGAACCTTGCCGAAAAGCAGCCGAATAAAATAATAGAATTTTTATTCCACTCACATCCTTCACTTGAAAAGAGAATTGAGTTTGCAAGGGGATATAATTTTTCGTCGTAA
- a CDS encoding YIP1 family protein, with product MEEENLQNQNDMQVPEVEPISKTDAMVGVFTEPGNTYEAIGRTKDVYYWLYPVLICIVLGLISAFIGQTDKQLFGDMMDKQKKKMHEKMDEQVKAGKLSQEEAQKQIEASEKFMDPNGIFFKLMAYVGATLGIVIIFILVSLLYFVGLKIFKSPAGFGDAMNVVGLGLLISSIGGLLAMVLSVVMGHFVSVGLGLVLKEENVGEKMYKLATSLDVFAIWEHIVFAIGLSKVGKISMGQSYSLVFGLWFIWMALSIFVF from the coding sequence ATGGAAGAAGAAAATTTACAAAATCAAAATGATATGCAGGTTCCCGAAGTAGAGCCAATCTCAAAAACAGATGCAATGGTTGGAGTATTTACGGAGCCCGGAAATACCTATGAAGCAATAGGAAGAACTAAAGATGTTTATTACTGGCTTTATCCGGTCCTGATCTGTATAGTACTTGGACTCATATCAGCATTTATCGGACAGACAGATAAACAGCTGTTCGGAGATATGATGGATAAACAAAAAAAGAAAATGCACGAGAAGATGGATGAGCAGGTGAAAGCCGGAAAACTATCTCAGGAAGAGGCGCAGAAGCAAATTGAAGCTTCTGAAAAATTCATGGACCCAAACGGAATTTTCTTTAAGCTGATGGCATATGTCGGCGCAACCCTGGGCATTGTTATAATTTTTATTCTGGTTTCTCTTCTGTACTTTGTTGGTCTTAAAATATTCAAGTCACCTGCGGGATTCGGAGACGCGATGAATGTAGTAGGTCTTGGATTGCTTATCAGCTCAATCGGCGGTCTCCTTGCTATGGTACTTTCAGTTGTAATGGGACACTTTGTTTCTGTCGGTCTTGGTTTAGTATTAAAAGAAGAGAATGTCGGAGAGAAAATGTACAAGCTCGCTACATCACTTGATGTATTTGCTATCTGGGAACATATAGTATTTGCTATCGGACTTTCGAAAGTCGGAAAAATTTCTATGGGACAATCTTATAGTTTGGTATTCGGACTTTGGTTTATCTGGATGGCTTTGTCAATTTTTGTTTTTTAA
- the nadD gene encoding nicotinate (nicotinamide) nucleotide adenylyltransferase has product MKRYGIFGGSFNPPHIAHSILADDVREQMHLDKIIFIPTGNHALKNNIETIDPMHRYNMAKIAFEKDEHFEVSDIEISNRKEKSYTVDTLIKLKEKYKNDFVKLYLILGIDTLIEFPKWKDPNKLFLLSEVVILNRPNLYVQDVHPDFSARVKYLSVPMLEISSSMIREYMSQNKSIKYLVDKDVQDYIRTHNLYKI; this is encoded by the coding sequence ATGAAACGATACGGAATTTTCGGCGGCTCATTCAATCCTCCCCATATTGCGCACTCTATATTAGCAGATGATGTGCGCGAACAAATGCACCTTGATAAAATTATTTTTATTCCAACCGGCAACCATGCATTAAAAAACAATATTGAAACTATTGACCCCATGCACCGTTATAACATGGCGAAGATTGCATTTGAAAAAGACGAGCACTTTGAAGTAAGTGACATTGAAATATCAAACCGGAAAGAAAAATCCTATACGGTTGATACACTTATAAAGCTAAAAGAAAAATATAAAAACGATTTTGTAAAGTTATATCTTATACTTGGAATAGATACTCTGATTGAATTTCCTAAATGGAAAGACCCCAATAAATTATTCCTATTATCTGAAGTAGTAATTTTAAACCGCCCTAACTTATATGTACAGGATGTTCATCCTGATTTTTCGGCAAGAGTAAAGTATCTTTCGGTTCCGATGCTTGAAATTTCTTCTTCAATGATTCGTGAATATATGAGCCAGAACAAATCAATAAAATATCTCGTAGATAAGGACGTTCAGGACTATATCAGGACTCATAATCTCTATAAAATTTAA